The following coding sequences lie in one Alicyclobacillus curvatus genomic window:
- a CDS encoding ubiquinol oxidase subunit II, which translates to MKRHSASRTVTVAGLALTMMLMLTGCGSQYVVLNPAGPVGNEELHLIVLSAILVGIVIVPVLILLAIIVYRYRDKPGNKALYQPNFKESRILEVIWWGIPIIIIGVLGAFTAKTTFALTKPPENNIKPMTVEVTSMDWKWLFQYPGQGVATVNYVNIPVGVPVQFVLTADSPMNSFWIPQLGGQEYTMPGMAMGLWLQADKPGTYAGYGANFTGSGFAHMHFQVHSQSQQDFTAWVNQVKQSNHPLTMSGFDQLSKPGLSSDQTYSSYPPQLFSSIVKKFSGKSMPGMNMTTTQTGSQSGK; encoded by the coding sequence ATGAAGCGACACAGTGCATCACGAACTGTAACCGTAGCAGGGCTGGCATTGACGATGATGCTCATGCTTACCGGGTGCGGAAGCCAGTATGTCGTACTGAATCCGGCGGGACCGGTTGGCAACGAGGAGCTTCATCTCATTGTGTTGTCAGCGATTCTAGTAGGAATCGTAATCGTGCCTGTGCTTATTTTACTTGCCATTATTGTCTATCGCTATCGGGACAAACCCGGAAACAAGGCATTGTACCAGCCGAATTTCAAGGAAAGTCGGATACTTGAGGTGATTTGGTGGGGTATTCCAATCATCATCATTGGTGTCCTTGGAGCGTTCACTGCGAAAACCACATTTGCTTTGACCAAGCCGCCTGAGAACAATATCAAACCGATGACCGTAGAGGTTACGTCCATGGACTGGAAGTGGCTGTTTCAATATCCCGGTCAAGGGGTTGCCACTGTCAACTATGTAAACATCCCGGTTGGAGTTCCGGTGCAGTTTGTTCTGACCGCTGATTCCCCGATGAATTCGTTCTGGATTCCGCAGCTTGGCGGACAGGAATATACCATGCCAGGCATGGCTATGGGACTGTGGCTGCAAGCGGATAAACCGGGCACGTACGCCGGTTACGGAGCAAATTTCACAGGCAGTGGATTTGCACACATGCATTTCCAGGTACACTCCCAGTCTCAGCAGGATTTCACTGCGTGGGTGAATCAGGTTAAGCAATCGAATCATCCGCTGACGATGTCGGGTTTTGACCAGTTGAGCAAACCCGGCCTGAGTAGTGACCAAACTTACTCGTCATACCCGCCGCAACTGTTCAGCAGTATCGTCAAGAAGTTTAGCGGCAAGAGCATGCCTGGGATGAACATGACGACGACGCAAACCGGATCGCAGTCCGGAAAATAA
- a CDS encoding LrgB family protein, with protein MLSIVGTILVFMLTRRIYRRFRFVLLQPMLTSFLVVIVLLLLSHVPYHTYIRGAKYLNDALQPATVAFAIPFYRNFHLFRRHATHILLSLISGSFIAMISSVELAKWLHLGGVIVPSIAPRSVTTPIAMQVSRAIGGVPVLTATFVIMTGIIGILVGPQLIRWLRIRSAVGQGTLMGMGAHGIGTARAFEESHEAGTIASLSMILAGCITVLIAPLLQHILLH; from the coding sequence ATGCTTAGCATCGTTGGAACCATCCTTGTGTTCATGCTGACCCGGCGCATCTATCGTCGCTTTCGGTTTGTACTGCTGCAACCGATGCTGACCAGTTTCCTCGTAGTCATAGTCCTACTGTTACTTTCGCACGTCCCCTACCACACATACATCCGTGGTGCGAAGTACCTGAACGATGCGTTGCAGCCGGCCACCGTGGCGTTCGCAATCCCATTCTACCGAAACTTTCACCTGTTCCGACGACACGCAACGCACATTTTATTGAGTCTCATATCTGGTTCCTTCATCGCAATGATTTCATCAGTCGAACTCGCTAAGTGGTTGCACCTCGGCGGCGTCATCGTGCCGAGCATTGCCCCCCGTTCTGTCACCACCCCCATAGCGATGCAGGTATCACGTGCTATTGGCGGTGTCCCCGTTCTGACGGCCACGTTCGTCATCATGACGGGTATCATCGGCATCCTGGTGGGACCGCAGCTCATCCGTTGGTTGCGAATTCGGTCCGCGGTTGGGCAAGGGACCCTGATGGGCATGGGCGCACACGGAATTGGCACAGCTCGTGCGTTCGAGGAGAGCCACGAAGCGGGGACTATAGCCAGCCTCTCCATGATTCTTGCCGGATGCATCACCGTTCTCATCGCACCACTACTCCAACACATCCTTCTGCATTGA
- a CDS encoding CidA/LrgA family protein — protein sequence MNRIHILIQVGFLWGISIAANALATAVHSPIPGSIVGFVVLFLLLKFKVVKLSWVDRGGDFLLDNLLLFFIPAAVGIVQYGQLVRVDGVRLVGLILTSIVLVMSWTGWFAERMMKRQHRRGLPFVPCDINHDASRGARASQGASASDEATRLLPPGEPRATVGREAK from the coding sequence TTGAACAGGATACACATCCTGATTCAGGTAGGATTTTTGTGGGGGATTTCGATTGCCGCGAACGCGCTTGCAACTGCGGTGCACTCTCCGATTCCCGGCAGCATTGTTGGCTTTGTGGTACTGTTCCTGCTCCTCAAATTCAAGGTCGTCAAGCTCTCCTGGGTAGACAGAGGCGGAGATTTCCTGCTCGATAACTTACTCTTGTTCTTCATTCCGGCGGCTGTTGGCATCGTTCAGTACGGGCAACTCGTGCGCGTGGACGGTGTGCGTCTGGTTGGGCTGATTTTGACAAGTATCGTGCTTGTCATGAGTTGGACTGGTTGGTTCGCGGAGCGAATGATGAAGCGCCAGCATCGGCGTGGACTGCCTTTCGTGCCGTGCGACATCAATCACGATGCGAGTCGGGGTGCCCGTGCAAGTCAGGGGGCAAGTGCCAGTGACGAAGCGACCCGCCTGCTTCCTCCTGGGGAGCCACGGGCAACGGTCGGGAGGGAAGCAAAGTGA
- a CDS encoding cytochrome (ubi)quinol oxidase subunit III, which translates to MSSYADDVRGAHGTAAAHAVGSSHGDIHVDYPDRAPEYQTEDGSLKITGFWVFLGTDLILFACLFATFVILRTHTAGGPTGKELFDVRGFTEETFILLTSSFTGGLATFEMHRGKKFRVIGWLIVTALLGMAFVSLEVNEFVKYALEGATIQRSAFLSAFFTLVGTHGSHVSVGILWMISIIIQVAVKGINPITARKVFIVNLYWHFLDVVWVFLFTVVYLMGVM; encoded by the coding sequence ATGAGCAGTTATGCAGATGACGTACGCGGAGCACATGGTACGGCTGCGGCTCACGCGGTTGGTTCTTCGCATGGAGACATTCATGTTGACTACCCAGACCGTGCGCCGGAGTACCAGACGGAAGATGGATCGCTCAAGATAACTGGATTCTGGGTGTTTCTTGGAACGGACCTCATTTTGTTTGCGTGCCTCTTTGCAACCTTCGTTATCCTGCGGACACATACCGCAGGAGGACCGACTGGCAAGGAGTTGTTTGATGTTCGCGGTTTTACGGAGGAGACCTTTATCCTCTTGACAAGCAGCTTCACAGGCGGCCTAGCGACATTTGAGATGCATCGCGGTAAGAAATTCAGAGTCATTGGCTGGTTGATTGTTACAGCTCTGCTCGGCATGGCCTTCGTCAGTCTTGAGGTCAACGAGTTTGTGAAATACGCGCTCGAAGGCGCAACCATCCAACGCAGCGCATTTCTGTCTGCATTCTTCACCTTGGTTGGGACGCACGGCTCTCACGTGTCAGTTGGTATCCTCTGGATGATATCAATCATCATTCAAGTCGCTGTCAAGGGTATCAATCCGATTACGGCTCGGAAGGTGTTCATCGTCAACTTGTACTGGCACTTTCTTGACGTCGTTTGGGTCTTCCTGTTCACAGTTGTATATCTGATGGGGGTGATGTGA
- a CDS encoding cytochrome C oxidase subunit IV family protein, producing the protein MSEQAHSSHQDPGAHGAAHQELSFPWQYVIGFALSLVLTIVPLWLVVNHVIPLGPLTWAILAFAILQIFVQLFMFMHFTHTGGSGPAYQTVTLTVGFFFTFVFIGASIWIMSFHAQVS; encoded by the coding sequence ATGTCTGAGCAGGCACACAGCAGTCACCAAGATCCCGGCGCGCATGGAGCAGCGCATCAGGAACTGTCCTTTCCCTGGCAGTATGTCATTGGTTTTGCACTTTCACTGGTTTTGACCATTGTGCCACTGTGGCTGGTGGTGAATCACGTCATTCCGCTGGGACCGCTCACTTGGGCAATCCTTGCGTTTGCAATACTGCAGATTTTTGTCCAGTTGTTTATGTTCATGCACTTTACGCACACAGGTGGCAGTGGTCCGGCGTATCAAACGGTTACGCTCACAGTTGGATTTTTCTTCACCTTTGTCTTTATCGGTGCATCCATCTGGATCATGTCGTTTCACGCACAAGTCAGCTAG
- a CDS encoding cbb3-type cytochrome c oxidase subunit I, whose translation MPHYGVFITDPMVLGSDVMIVLASVGIVAALTFFRRWGWLWREWLTTVDHKKIGIMYLIAAVLMLFRGGVDAEMMRTQLALPNMNFLNAEHYDEVFTTHGTIMILFMAMPFIFALFNVVVPLQIGARDVAFPYLNAISFWLFFLAAMLLNISFVIGGSPDAGWTSYPPLSGLQFSPGPGENYYLLSLQITGIGSMATGINFLITILKMRAPGMKLMDMPLFTWSVLAACILIIFAFPALTIALALLLLDRVLGTDFFTMLHGGNPMMFINLFWIWGHPEVYIVILPAFGVFSEVISTFSRKTIFGYKSMVFALMAISIVGFLTWVHHFFVMGAGADVNTFFAIATMIIAIPTGVKVFNWLFTMYRGRIRLTMPMWWTLAFIPCFAIGGATGVMLAVAPADYQYHNSYFLIAHFHQVLIGGTVFGMFAGMYYWWPKMFGVILDSKWSKWAFWLFNIGFYVCFMPQYALGFMGMTRRIYTYSAGLGWTAPNFISTIGAYMMGVGFVFMVVDIVHSFVKGQRDLTGDPWDGRTLEWSLPSPAPHYNFATLPKITGRDVWWAVKQGELPKTDVLPDEKRLRPIHMPKNSGMPVIMGVFFFIAGVGLVFGVLPLDIIGGLGVAFAMFKRSFDYNTDYFVPVDEVVHTETALGRLQA comes from the coding sequence ATGCCACATTATGGCGTGTTCATTACGGACCCGATGGTTTTGGGATCCGATGTCATGATTGTCCTCGCGAGCGTAGGTATTGTGGCTGCGCTGACATTTTTCCGCAGATGGGGTTGGCTCTGGCGTGAATGGTTGACTACGGTTGACCACAAGAAGATTGGCATCATGTACCTCATAGCAGCCGTGTTGATGCTGTTCCGCGGCGGTGTTGACGCAGAAATGATGCGTACGCAGTTGGCCTTGCCAAACATGAACTTCCTGAACGCAGAGCATTACGACGAGGTCTTCACAACGCACGGCACCATCATGATTCTGTTCATGGCAATGCCGTTTATCTTCGCACTCTTTAACGTGGTTGTCCCGTTGCAAATTGGCGCTAGGGATGTCGCGTTCCCATATTTGAATGCAATCAGCTTCTGGCTGTTTTTCCTGGCTGCGATGCTGCTCAACATCTCGTTTGTCATCGGGGGTTCACCAGATGCTGGCTGGACCAGCTATCCGCCGTTGTCAGGACTACAGTTTAGTCCCGGACCTGGAGAAAACTATTATCTTCTGTCCCTACAGATAACGGGTATCGGCAGTATGGCGACAGGTATCAACTTCCTCATCACAATTTTGAAGATGCGTGCACCGGGCATGAAGTTGATGGATATGCCGCTCTTTACGTGGTCTGTCCTTGCCGCATGTATCCTGATTATCTTTGCATTCCCGGCCCTGACTATTGCGCTGGCACTGCTTCTGCTCGACAGGGTCTTGGGTACTGATTTCTTTACCATGCTTCACGGCGGTAACCCAATGATGTTCATTAACTTGTTCTGGATTTGGGGACATCCCGAAGTCTATATCGTTATTTTGCCGGCCTTCGGCGTGTTTTCTGAGGTCATCTCGACTTTCTCGCGCAAAACGATTTTTGGATACAAGTCCATGGTGTTTGCGTTAATGGCCATTAGCATCGTTGGCTTCCTGACCTGGGTTCATCACTTCTTCGTGATGGGCGCAGGGGCAGATGTGAATACCTTCTTTGCGATTGCAACGATGATCATCGCCATCCCAACAGGTGTCAAGGTGTTCAACTGGCTGTTCACGATGTATCGCGGGCGGATTCGACTCACGATGCCGATGTGGTGGACGCTTGCATTCATTCCGTGTTTCGCCATCGGTGGTGCAACGGGTGTCATGCTTGCTGTCGCGCCGGCTGATTACCAGTATCACAACAGTTACTTCTTGATTGCTCACTTCCATCAAGTGCTGATTGGCGGTACCGTGTTTGGGATGTTCGCGGGTATGTATTACTGGTGGCCAAAGATGTTTGGCGTCATTCTTGACTCGAAGTGGTCGAAATGGGCATTCTGGCTGTTCAACATCGGTTTCTATGTTTGCTTCATGCCGCAGTACGCGCTTGGTTTTATGGGGATGACGCGCCGCATCTACACCTACTCGGCAGGTCTTGGTTGGACCGCACCAAACTTCATTTCAACGATTGGTGCGTACATGATGGGCGTCGGGTTTGTGTTCATGGTGGTCGACATTGTTCACAGCTTTGTTAAGGGTCAACGTGATTTAACGGGAGACCCATGGGATGGCCGCACGCTCGAGTGGTCGCTTCCGTCTCCAGCACCACACTACAATTTTGCAACCTTGCCGAAAATCACTGGCCGTGATGTTTGGTGGGCTGTTAAGCAAGGTGAGTTACCAAAGACGGATGTACTCCCGGATGAAAAACGTCTTCGCCCCATCCACATGCCAAAGAACTCGGGCATGCCGGTGATTATGGGTGTGTTCTTCTTCATCGCGGGTGTTGGCTTGGTGTTTGGTGTGCTGCCGCTCGATATCATCGGTGGACTTGGAGTTGCCTTTGCAATGTTCAAACGGTCGTTCGACTACAACACAGATTACTTCGTGCCGGTGGATGAAGTCGTCCATACCGAGACTGCACTCGGGAGGTTACAGGCATGA
- a CDS encoding S-layer homology domain-containing protein, with amino-acid sequence MHMQRGALGLISVAIVLGTGCTTALAGTLSNMGTKVTSSMSVNRASGSVTSSAQSGTADVRLTQQDAINIVEKAFPDLATMPGMSLNVSLQSDPLMTGRQTYQLIWNPMANRPNGGGPNLTQIFVTASVDAKTGQITQFRRQVSDWKLTAPLTADKAQTTARTLLKQLAPNYASQMVLEPDTSSSSNGLSLLFVRKVGGVIAPFDRAQIDLSPDGQLTYYQFNWIPATIPAPPTHTISRTTATTDFMQALHMHLSYQQQFTSSGPGPMELVYSPVSVATGPFAATGIPSIDAVTGQPLGADGKPLPASSPSTGSTLHPLVQNGPVDYPTRLAQPLTQAQVEQAARKMLNLSTQDWTVSGGGTGSITTASGSDDTLMVSFTNSQTNENISFGMDTSTGVVTSYNDNPGMGPGTTTATSTSAGKTTTGGATSAGRSSSTAGKNPQPNPAQVADAFVEKMFPHLTGAIARMTTQSISQYAGPGQNPSQGIQYAFLVHGVPVNAFAVYVDTVTGKVVSYNVFQDPSSLPNLPNPSGAISESAAKDAFLQRDGLVLQYMLPNTSISPSQPFRVKYASTAKLVYAPIPLANGTGTLDAITGQWIPFPFGNTTSVTLPSNPTQQDKAIALLESHGIIRSSDSAVSGSVNAAATITRIEFERWLERAYGVNYGGNTPLNFTDIAANSPYRNNLMQGVMEGWLTNGGAFRPNDGLTRLQAAHWLISWMGWAPVAAHANYFQLPFADTSAIPATDQGSVAIAVGSGMIPMENGAFHPNTPMTIGQAALAMVTAVQTLQSSTTP; translated from the coding sequence ATGCACATGCAAAGAGGCGCACTAGGTCTCATCAGTGTGGCCATCGTGCTCGGTACGGGCTGCACCACCGCCCTTGCCGGCACGCTGTCTAACATGGGAACAAAAGTCACTTCGTCAATGTCGGTCAATCGGGCTTCCGGATCCGTGACAAGTTCCGCGCAATCCGGTACAGCAGATGTGCGTTTGACTCAACAGGATGCCATCAATATCGTCGAAAAAGCATTTCCTGACCTAGCCACCATGCCAGGTATGTCGCTGAATGTATCCCTACAGTCCGATCCGCTCATGACAGGACGCCAAACCTATCAACTCATATGGAACCCCATGGCGAACCGCCCCAATGGCGGCGGTCCAAATCTTACGCAGATATTTGTGACGGCATCGGTAGATGCCAAGACTGGCCAGATTACGCAGTTTCGGCGTCAGGTCTCGGACTGGAAATTGACCGCACCCCTCACTGCAGACAAGGCTCAAACCACAGCAAGAACACTTCTCAAACAGTTAGCGCCGAATTACGCAAGTCAGATGGTGCTCGAGCCGGACACTTCAAGCAGCAGTAACGGACTCAGCCTCTTGTTCGTCCGTAAAGTGGGTGGTGTCATCGCACCATTTGACAGGGCGCAGATAGACCTCTCACCAGATGGCCAATTGACATACTACCAATTCAACTGGATTCCTGCGACCATCCCAGCGCCTCCCACCCACACCATTAGTAGGACAACCGCCACCACGGATTTCATGCAGGCATTGCACATGCACTTAAGCTACCAACAACAGTTTACATCTTCAGGCCCAGGTCCAATGGAACTCGTGTACTCTCCGGTATCCGTCGCGACAGGACCATTCGCTGCGACAGGGATACCGTCCATCGATGCCGTAACTGGGCAGCCACTCGGTGCTGATGGAAAACCTCTCCCCGCTTCCTCCCCTAGCACGGGCAGTACACTCCATCCACTCGTGCAAAACGGACCTGTTGACTATCCAACCCGGCTTGCGCAACCGTTGACGCAGGCACAGGTGGAGCAAGCAGCGAGAAAGATGCTGAACCTGTCCACGCAAGATTGGACGGTTTCCGGCGGCGGAACGGGAAGCATCACCACTGCGTCGGGAAGCGATGATACGCTGATGGTTAGTTTCACCAACAGCCAAACCAACGAGAACATTAGCTTTGGAATGGATACCTCGACGGGCGTCGTAACCAGCTACAACGACAATCCGGGTATGGGACCGGGCACTACGACAGCGACAAGCACATCAGCAGGCAAGACCACCACAGGCGGTGCGACTTCAGCAGGCCGCAGTTCGAGTACCGCCGGCAAGAACCCACAGCCCAACCCCGCGCAAGTTGCAGATGCGTTTGTCGAGAAGATGTTTCCACATCTGACTGGTGCCATCGCACGCATGACAACCCAAAGCATCTCGCAATACGCTGGGCCAGGGCAAAATCCATCACAGGGCATTCAGTATGCGTTTCTTGTGCACGGCGTCCCAGTGAACGCGTTTGCGGTCTACGTTGATACCGTCACAGGTAAAGTCGTCTCCTACAATGTGTTTCAGGATCCGAGTTCCTTGCCGAACTTGCCAAATCCAAGCGGGGCCATCAGCGAATCCGCAGCGAAGGATGCGTTTTTACAGCGCGATGGACTCGTGCTTCAATACATGCTTCCGAACACATCGATATCCCCAAGCCAACCATTCCGCGTCAAGTACGCGTCTACTGCAAAACTGGTCTACGCGCCAATACCGCTTGCAAACGGAACCGGGACACTTGATGCAATCACCGGTCAGTGGATACCCTTTCCCTTCGGAAATACGACGTCCGTCACACTTCCGAGCAACCCGACCCAGCAGGACAAGGCCATCGCTCTGCTCGAGAGTCATGGCATCATCCGCTCGAGTGACAGCGCAGTTTCCGGCTCTGTAAATGCCGCGGCCACGATTACGCGAATCGAGTTTGAACGTTGGTTAGAGCGGGCTTACGGTGTGAATTACGGCGGAAACACTCCACTGAATTTCACGGACATCGCCGCCAACAGCCCGTATCGAAACAACCTGATGCAAGGGGTTATGGAGGGGTGGCTGACGAACGGCGGCGCCTTCCGACCAAACGATGGGCTGACGCGACTGCAAGCTGCGCACTGGTTGATTAGCTGGATGGGCTGGGCACCCGTCGCAGCGCACGCCAATTACTTTCAACTCCCCTTCGCAGATACGAGTGCTATCCCTGCAACAGACCAAGGCTCCGTGGCGATTGCTGTTGGCTCCGGCATGATTCCAATGGAAAACGGGGCTTTTCATCCAAATACACCGATGACCATCGGCCAGGCGGCCCTGGCGATGGTGACTGCGGTGCAAACCTTGCAGTCGAGCACAACCCCGTAA